One region of Solanum pennellii chromosome 6, SPENNV200 genomic DNA includes:
- the LOC107023131 gene encoding ABC transporter B family member 21-like has translation MGEGNDLNENNTVPFYKLNEASSEEQDNAGGKQDSNMIKQIQTVPFYKLFSFADSTDIVLMIIGTIGAIGNGLSIPFMTVLFGELTDSFGQNQNNKDVLRLVAKISLKMVYLAVACGVAAFLQVACWMISGERQASRIRSLYLKTILQQDIAFYDNETNTGEVVGRMSGDTVLIQDAMGEKVGKCVQLISTFIGGFAIAFTKGWLLTFVMLSIIPLLVISGGVMSLILSRMASSGQEAYTKAAGVVEQTIGSIRIVASFTGEKKAIADYNESLIKAYHSGAKEGLASGLGLGSLFALMYCSYALAIWYGARLILEKGYTGGQVINIIVAVLTASMSLGQASPCISAFAAGQAAAFKMFETIERKPEIDAYDTNGKILNDIRGNIELNDVYFSYPARPDEKIFGGFSLFVSSGTTAALVGQSGSGKSTVISLIERFYDPQSGQVLIDGINLKDFQLKWIRGKIGLVSQEPVLFTASIKENILYGKYDATPEEIRAAVKLANAAKFLDKLPQGLDTMVGEHGTQLSGGQKQRIAIARAILKDPRILLLDEATSALDAESERVVQEALDRIMINRTTVIVAHRLTTVRNSDMIAVIHRGKVVEKGTHSELLKDPEGGYSQLIRLQEVNKETETSGLDERGRLHKSMESGRQSSKRMSLLRSVSRSSSGVGNSSSRSLSISFSFPNGLSVSETANEDTETGIEEVSGKPLNVPISRLAYLNKPEAPVIIIGTVAAFINGAILPIFGILFATVIKIFYKPPEELRKDSRFWAEMFVLLAAVTLIAFPARSYLFGIAGCKLVRRIRSLCFEKLVHMEVGWFDEPENSTGIIGARLSADAAAVRGLVGDALAQMVQDSATALIGLAIAFEASWQLALIVLAMIPLIGLSGYLQMKFMTGFSADAKTMYAEASQVANDAVGSIRTVASFCAEEKVMETYRGKCEGPLKAGIKQGLISGMGFGVSNTLMFCVYATSFYAGALLVQNGKITFADVYRVFFALSTAAIGISQSSSLAPDSTKAKNAAASIFAILDRKSNVDPSDESGKTLDNVKGDIELRHVSFKYPTRPDVQILRDLCLTIRSGQTVALVGESGCGKSTVISLLQRFYDPDSGQISLDGIEIQKFQVKWLRQQMGLVSQEPVLFNDTIRANIAYGKEGNAIEAEVLAAAELANAHKFISGLQQGYDTTVGERGTQLSGGQKQRVAIARAILKNPKILLLDEATSALDAESERIVQDALDRVVVNRTTVVVAHRLSTIKGADVIAVFKNGVIVEKGKHDTLINIKDGFYSSLVALHTRSS, from the exons ATGGGTGAAGGGAATgatttgaatgaaaataataCAGTTCCTTTTTACAAGCTGAATGAAGCCTCATCAGAAGAACAAGATAATGCAGGAGGCAAACAGGATTCAAACATGATCAAACAAATACAAACAGTTCCTTTTTACAAGCTCTTTTCCTTTGCGGATTCAACGGATATAGTTTTGATGATCATTGGAACTATTGGAGCTATTGGAAATGGATTGTCAATCCCCTTCATGACTGTTCTTTTCGGAGAATTGACTGATTCTTTTGGACAAAACCAAAATAACAAAGATGTGCTTCGACTGGTCGCTAAG ATCTCCTTGAAAATGGTTTACTTAGCTGTGGCATGTGGGGTAGCTGCGTTTCTTC AGGTTGCTTGTTGGATGATATCCGGTGAAAGACAAGCTTCTCGAATAAGGAGTTTGTATCTGAAAACTATTTTACAACAAGATATTGCTTTCTATGATAACGAAACAAATACAGGAGAGGTGGTTGGGAGGATGTCTGGTGACACTGTACTTATACAAGACGCGATGGGTGAAAAG GTAGGGAAATGTGTACAGCTGATATCAACATTCATTGGGGGGTTTGCCATTGCATTTACCAAAGGCTGGCTTCTCACGTTTGTTATGTTATCGATCATTCCTCTACTTGTAATATCTGGTGGAGTGATGTCCCTCATCCTATCAAGGATGGCGTCGAGTGGACAAGAAGCCTATACCAAGGCTGCAGGGGTGGTTGAACAGACAATTGGATCCATTAGAATA GTTGCATCTTTTACAGGGGAGAAGAAGGCTATAGCCGACTACAACGAGTCGTTAATCAAAGCTTATCATTCAGGTGCAAAAGAAGGGCTGGCAAGTGGATTAGGTCTTGGCTCACTTTTTGCTCTTATGTACTGTAGCTATGCTTTGGCTATTTGGTATGGTGCAAGGCTCATCTTGGAAAAAGGATACACAGGTGGTCAGGTTATCAATATAATTGTTGCTGTGTTAACTGCTTCCAT GTCCCTAGGACAGGCATCTCCGTGTATATCTGCATTCGCTGCAGGTCAAGCAGCAGCTTTCAAGATGTTTGAAACCATTGAGAGAAAGCCGGAGATAGATGCTTATGATACCAATGGAAAAATATTGAATGACATTCGTGGCAATATTGAATTGAATGATGTGTACTTCAGTTACCCAGCCAGACCTGatgagaaaatatttggtgGATTTTCATTATTTGTATCAAGTGGCACAACTGCAGCTTTGGTTGGGCAAAGTGGAAGTGGGAAGTCAACAGTCATAAGTTTAATAGAAAGATTTTATGATCCTCAATCTGGTCAAGTTCTGATTGATGGAATTAATCTCAAGGACTTCCAGCTTAAGTGGATCAGGGGAAAGATTGGTCTTGTGAGCCAAGAACCTGTGCTTTTCACAGCAAGCATTAAGGAAAATATTCTGTATGGAAAGTACGATGCTACTCCTGAAGAGATCAGAGCTGCAGTTAAGTTAGCAAATGCCGCAAAGTTCTTAGATAAACTCCCACAG GGTCTAGACACCATGGTTGGAGAACATGGAACTCAACTTTCTGGTGGGCAAAAGCAAAGAATTGCCATTGCAAGAGCAATTTTAAAAGATCCACGAATATTACTGCTAGATGAAGCAACAAGTGCATTAGATGCAGAATCTGAGAGAGTTGTACAAGAAGCATTGGATAGAATTATGATCAACAGAACAACCGTCATAGTTGCACATCGATTGACCACTGTTAGGAATTCTGATATGATTGCAGTCATTCATAGGGGAAAAGTTGTTGAAAAAG GCACACATTCCGAACTACTCAAGGATCCAGAGGGAGGGTACTCTCAGCTTATACGCTTACAAGAAGTGAACAAAGAAACAGAAACATCAGGCTTAGATGAGAGGGGCAGATTACATAAGTCTATGGAATCTGGTAGACAGTCAAGTAAAAGGATGTCACTATTACGATCTGTCAGTCGGAGTTCATCTGGCGTAGGAAATAGCAGCAGCCGTTCACTCTCCATCTCATTTTCTTTTCCTAATGGACTTAGTGTATCTGAAACAGCTAATGAAGACACAGAAACAGGTATCGAGGAAGTATCTGGAAAGCCATTAAATGTCCCCATCAGTCGCTTAGCCTATCTCAACAAGCCTGAGGCACCTGTGATCATTATTGGAACAGTGGCTGCATTTATTAATGGTGCTATACTTCCAATTTTCGGCATCTTATTCGCTACCgtgatcaaaatattttataagcCACCAGAAGAACTTAGGAAGGACTCAAGGTTTTGGGCTGAAATGTTTGTACTTCTTGCAGCTGTAACTTTAATTGCATTTCCTGCAAGGTCATACCTTTTCGGTATAGCTGGTTGTAAGTTGGTAAGAAGAATTAGATCATTGTGCTTTGAGAAGTTGGTCCACATGGAGGTAGGATGGTTTGATGAACCTGAGAACTCCACTGGAATCATTGGCGCTAGGCTTTCCGCTGATGCAGCAGCAGTCCGTGGCTTAGTAGGAGATGCACTTGCTCAAATGGTCCAAGATAGTGCAACAGCACTTATAGGTTTAGCTATTGCTTTTGAAGCGAGTTGGCAGTTGGCACTTATCGTCCTTGCTATGATACCTCTAATTGGATTAAGTGGATATCtccaaatgaaatttatgacAGGGTTCAGTGCAGATGCAAAG ACAATGTATGCGGAAGCAAGTCAAGTTGCGAATGATGCTGTTGGAAGTATAAGAACTGTTGCATCATTTTGTGCAGAAGAGAAGGTGATGGAAACATACAGAGGGAAGTGTGAAGGCCCATTGAAGGCAGGAATCAAGCAAGGTTTGATTAGCGGAATGGGCTTTGGTGTATCAAATACATTGATGTTTTGTGTATATGCAACCAGTTTTTATGCTGGAGCTCTTCTTGTTCAGAATGGCAAAATCACCTTTGCAGACGTTTACCGT GTTTTCTTTGCTCTGTCAACAGCAGCTATAGGAATTTCTCAGTCAAGCTCATTGGCTCCAGATTCAACCAAGGCCAAGAATGCAGCTGCTTCGATATTTGCTATTCTAGACAGGAAATCAAACGTAGATCCAAGTGATGAGTCTGGTAAGACACTGGACAATGTGAAGGGAGATATCGAGCTGAGGCACGTAAGCTTTAAGTATCCAACGAGGCCAGATGTTCAAATTTTAAGAGACCTTTGCTTAACCATCCGCAGTGGACAG ACCGTTGCTTTAGTTGGGGAGAGCGGATGTGGAAAGTCTACTGTAATATCTTTGCTGCAAAGGTTTTATGATCCTGATTCAGGCCAGATTTCGTTGGACGGAATAGAGATTCAGAAATTCCAGGTAAAATGGCTAAGGCAGCAAATGGGGCTTGTAAGCCAAGAGCCAGTGTTGTTCAACGACACAATTCGAGCCAATATTGCAtatggaaaggaaggaaatgcAATTGAAGCAGAAGTTTTAGCAGCAGCAGAACTAGCAAATGCCCACAAGTTCATCAGTGGTCTGCAACAG GGTTATGATACGACAGTGGGAGAACGAGGAACTCAGCTGTCAGGTGGGCAAAAGCAACGAGTGGCTATAGCGAGGGCCATattgaaaaatccaaaaatccTACTATTAGATGAGGCTACAAGTGCATTGGATGCAGAATCAGAGAGAATAGTTCAAGATGCACTTGACAGGGTGGTGGTAAATCGTACAACCGTGGTTGTAGCACATAGATTATCTACCATCAAAGGAGCAGATGTAATTGCTGTTTTTAAAAATGGAGTTATCGTGGAGAAAGGGAAACACGATACTCTTATCAACATCAAGGATGGATTTTATTCCTCTTTGGTGGCTCTCCACACGCGTTCTTCCTAG
- the LOC107023132 gene encoding ABC transporter B family member 21-like: protein MAEGNGNGNSGVNEASSSSGGQNNTSQQDSDKTKQAEKANTVPLYKLFSFADSTDMVLMITGTIGAIGNGLSLPIMTILFGDLTDSFGQNQNNKDVVRVVSKVSLEFVYLALGCGVASFLQVACWMISGERQASRIRSLYLKTILQQDIAFYDKETNTGEVVGRMSGDTVLIQDAMGEKVGKFVQLISTFIGGFVIAFTKGWLLTLVMLSVIPPLVISGGAMSHVLSKMASSGQDAYAKAATVVEQTIGSIRTVASFTGEKKAVADYNESLVKAYHSGAKEGLATGLGLGSVFAIIYCSYALAIWYGARLILEKGYTGGKVINIIIAVLTSSMSLGQAAPCLSAFAAGQAAAFKMFETIKRKPEIDAYDTNGKILDDIRGDIELNDVCFTYPARPDEQIFSGFSLFVSSGTTAALVGQSGSGKSTVISLIERFYDPQSGQVLIDGINLKDFQLKWIRGKIGLVSQEPVLFTASIKENILYGKYDATAEEIKVATELANAAKFIDKLPQGLDTMVGEHGTQLSGGQKQRIAIARAILKDPRILLLDEATSALDAESERIVQEALDRIMINRTTVIVAHRLTTVRNADMIAVIHRGKVVEKGTHGELLKDPEGAYSQLIRLQEVNNETEKSGLDERDSIEKSMGSGRQSSQRISLMRSISRSSSGVGNSSRRSLSISFGLATGLSVPETANTDTETGIQEVAGKRLEVPIRRLAYLNKPEIPVMIIGTVAAIINGSILPIFGILLSSVIKTFYEPPHELRKDSKFWALMFVLLGAVTLIAFPARTYLFSIAGCKLIRRIRSMCFEKVVRMEVGWFDDSEHSTGIIGARLSADAAAVRGLVGDALAQMVQDIATSIVGLAIAFEASWQLALIVLVMIPLIGLNGYIQIKFMKGFSANAKVMYEEASQVANDAVGGIRTVASFCAEEKVMEIYRRKCEGPLKAGIKQGLISGIGFGLSFALLFCVYATSFYAGARLVQDGKITFSDVFRVFFSLTMAAIGISQSSSLAPDSSKAKSAAASVFAILDRKSKIDPSDESGMTLDTVKGDIELKHVSFKYPTRPDVQILRDLCLTIRSGKTVALVGESGCGKSTVISLLQRFYDPDSGQISLDGIEIQKFQVKWLRQQMGLVSQEPVLFNDTIRANIAYGKEGNATEAEVLAAAELANAHKFISGLQQSYDTTVGERGTQLSGGQKQRVAIARAILKNPKILLLDEATSALDAESERIVQDALDRVMLNRTTVVVAHRLSTIKGADVIAVVKNGVIVEKGKHDTLINIKDGFYSSLVALHTSAS from the exons ATGGCTGAAGGGAACGGTAATGGAAATTCAGGAGTCAATGAAGCCTCTTCATCATCAGGAGGGCAAAACAATACAAGCCAGCAGGATTCAGACAAGACCAAACAAGCGGAGAAAGCTAATACAGTTCCCTTGTACAAGCTCTTCTCGTTTGCTGATTCCACTGATATGGTTTTGATGATCACTGGAACTATTGGAGCTATCGGCAACGGATTGTCCCTGCCCATTATGACAATTCTTTTTGGAGATTTGACAGACTCCTTCGGACAAAACCAAAATAACAAAGATGTGGTTCGCGTAGTCTCCAAG GTCTCACTGGAGTTTGTCTACTTAGCTTTGGGATGTGGGGTGGCCTCATTTCTTC AGGTCGCTTGTTGGATGATCTCCGGTGAAAGACAGGCTTCTCGGATAAGGAGTCTCTATCTGAAAACTATTTTGCAACAAGATATTGCTTTCTATGATAAGGAAACAAATACGGGAGAGGTGGTTGGACGGATGTCTGGTGACACTGTTCTTATACAAGACGCAATGGGTGAGAAG GTAGGGAAATTTGTACAGCTGATATCAACATTCATTGGGGGCTTTGTCATTGCATTTACCAAAGGCTGGCTTCTCACACTTGTCATGTTATCCGTCATTCCTCCACTTGTCATATCTGGTGGAGCAATGTCCCACGTTCTATCTAAGATGGCGTCCAGTGGACAAGATGCTTATGCCAAGGCTGCAACCGTGGTTGAACAGACAATTGGATCCATTAGAACG GTTGCATCATTTACAGGGGAGAAGAAAGCTGTGGCTGACTATAACGAGTCCCTAGTTAAAGCTTACCATTCAGGTGCAAAAGAAGGGCTGGCAACTGGATTAGGTCTTGGCTCAGTTTTTGCTATTATATACTGCAGCTACGCTTTGGCTATTTGGTATGGTGCAAGGCTCATATTGGAAAAAGGATATACTGGTGGTAAAgttatcaatataataattgCTGTGCTAACTTCTTCcat GTCCCTGGGGCAGGCAGCTCCCTGTTTGTCTGCATTCGCTGCAGGTCAAGCGGCAGctttcaaaatgtttgaaacCATAAAAAGAAAGCCGGAGATAGATGCTTATGATACCAATGGAAAAATATTGGACGACATTCGTggtgatattgaattgaatgatGTGTGCTTCACTTACCCAGCCAGACCTGATGAACAAATTTTCAGTGGATTTTCATTATTTGTATCAAGTGGCACAACTGCAGCTTTGGTTGGGCAAAGTGGAAGTGGGAAGTCAACAGTCATAAGTCTAATAGAAAGATTTTATGATCCTCAATCTGGTCAAGTTCTAATTGATGGAATTAATCTCAAGGACTTCCAGCTTAAGTGGATCAGGGGAAAGATTGGTCTTGTGAGCCAAGAACCTGTACTCTTCACAGCAAGCATTAAGGAAAATATTCTGTATGGCAAGTACGATGCTACTGCTGAAGAGATCAAAGTTGCAACTGAGTTAGCAAATGCCGCAAAGTTCATCGATAAACTCCCACAG GGTCTAGACACCATGGTTGGAGAACATGGAACTCAACTTTCTGGTGGGCAAAAGCAAAGAATTGCCATTGCCAGAGCAATTTTAAAAGATCCAAGGATATTACTGTTAGATGAAGCAACAAGTGCATTAGATGCAGAATCTGAGAGAATTGTACAAGAAGCATTGGATAGAATTATGATCAACAGAACAACCGTCATAGTTGCACATCGATTGACCACAGTAAGGAATGCTGATATGATTGCAGTCATTCATCGGGGAAAAGTCGTTGAAAAAG GCACACATGGTGAACTACTCAAGGATCCTGAGGGAGCATACTCTCAGCTTATACGCTTACAAGAAGTGAACAATGAAACAGAAAAATCAGGCTTAGATGAGAGGGACAGCATAGAGAAGTCTATGGGATCTGGTAGACAGTCGAGTCAAAGAATATCACTAATGCGATCTATCAGTCGGAGTTCATCTGGTGTAGGAAATAGCAGCCGCCGTTCACTCTCCATATCATTTGGTTTAGCTACTGGACTTAGTGTACCTGAAACAGCTAACACAGACACAGAAACGGGTATCCAGGAAGTAGCTGGAAAGCGGTTAGAGGTCCCCATTCGTCGCCTAGCGTATCTCAACAAGCCTGAAATACCTGTGATGATTATTGGAACTGTGGCTGCAATTATTAATGGTTCTATACTTCCAATTTTCGGGATATTACTCTCTAGTGTGATCAAAACATTTTATGAGCCACCACACGAACTAAGGAAGGACTCAAAGTTTTGGGCTCTTATGTTTGTTCTTCTTGGAGCTGTAACTTTAATTGCCTTTCCTGCAAGGACATACCTTTTTAGTATAGCTGGTTGTAAGTTGATAAGAAGAATTAGATCAATGTGCTTTGAGAAGGTGGTCCGCATGGAGGTAGGATGGTTTGATGACTCTGAGCACTCCACTGGAATCATTGGCGCTAGACTTTCTGCTGATGCAGCTGCAGTCCGTGGTTTAGTAGGAGATGCACTTGCTCAAATGGTCCAAGATATTGCAACATCAATTGTAGGTTTAGCTATTGCTTTTGAAGCGAGTTGGCAGTTGGCACTTATCGTTCTTGTTATGATTCCTCTAATCGGATTAAATGGATATATACAAATCAAGTTCATGAAAGGGTTCAGTGCAAATGCAAAG GTGATGTATGAGGAAGCAAGTCAAGTTGCAAATGATGCTGTTGGAGGTATAAGAACTGTTGCGTCATTTTGTGCAGAAGAGAAGGTGATGGAAATATACAGAAGAAAGTGTGAAGGCCCATTGAAGGCAGGAATAAAGCAAGGTTTGATTAGCGGGATCGGGTTTGGTTTATCGTTTGCTTTGCTGTTTTGTGTATATGCAACCAGTTTTTATGCGGGAGCTCGTCTTGTTCAAGATGGCAAAATCACTTTCTCAGACGTCTTCCGT GTTTTCTTTTCTCTGACGATGGCAGCTATAGGAATTTCCCAGTCAAGCTCATTGGCTCCAGATTCAAGCAAGGCCAAGAGTGCAGCTGCTTCCGTATTTGCTATTCTAGACAGGAAATCAAAAATAGATCCAAGTGATGAATCTGGTATGACACTGGACACAGTGAAGGGAGATATTGAGCTGAAGCACGTAAGCTTTAAGTATCCGACAAGGCCAGATGTTCAAATTTTAAGAGACCTTTGTTTGACCATTCGCAGTGGAAAG ACGGTTGCTTTGGTTGGGGAGAGCGGATGTGGAAAGTCTACCGTAATATCATTGCTGCAAAGGTTTTATGATCCTGATTCAGGCCAGATTTCGTTGGACGGAATAGAAATTCAGAAGTTCCAGGTAAAATGGCTAAGGCAGCAAATGGGGCTTGTAAGCCAAGAGCCGGTGTTGTTCAACGACACAATTCGAGCCAATATTGCAtatggaaaggaaggaaatgcAACAGAAGCAGAAGTTTTAGCAGCAGCCGAATTAGCAAACGCCCACAAGTTCATCAGTGGTCTGCAACAG AGTTATGATACGACAGTGGGAGAACGAGGAACTCAACTGTCAGGTGGGCAAAAGCAACGAGTAGCTATAGCGAGGGCCATattgaaaaatccaaaaatccTACTATTAGATGAGGCGACAAGCGCATTGGATGCAGAATCAGAGAGAATAGTTCAAGATGCACTTGATCGAGTGATGTTAAATCGTACAACCGTGGTGGTAGCACATAGATTATCTACCATCAAAGGAGCAGATGTAATTGCTGTGGTGAAAAATGGAGTAATTGTGGAGAAAGGGAAACATGATACTCTTATCAATATCAAAGATGGCTTCTATTCCTCTTTGGTGGCCCTCCACACCAGTGCTTCCTAG